A single genomic interval of Amycolatopsis albispora harbors:
- a CDS encoding endonuclease/exonuclease/phosphatase family protein: MRVLTFNALAPELADWPRRREVIADGIRALAPDLITLQEVDDEITGLLGPGWHFAWHSGRDESGVGAVAVSRWPLGAVHELDLRPPGRDIRSAWCATVVAEVLAPSPLWLVHHKPSWPYGYEAERERQAVAAARFVDRLVPDPAATVVLAGDFDAEPDSASVRFWTGKQSLDGLSTRYADSWRGGAGHTFSPENPLVRAGDMPAEAGRRIDYVLVRAGIHGPPLKVVNCRRVFTEPVGGVQASDHYGVLAEFTEPPHRPGSLRSLKAGSAAG; encoded by the coding sequence ATGCGCGTACTGACGTTCAACGCACTGGCACCGGAGCTGGCGGACTGGCCGCGGCGCCGCGAGGTGATCGCCGACGGCATCCGCGCGCTGGCGCCCGACCTGATCACCTTGCAGGAGGTGGACGACGAGATCACCGGGCTGCTCGGCCCCGGCTGGCACTTCGCCTGGCATTCCGGGCGCGACGAGTCCGGGGTGGGCGCGGTCGCGGTGAGCCGCTGGCCGCTCGGCGCGGTGCACGAACTGGACCTGCGACCGCCGGGCCGGGACATCCGGTCCGCCTGGTGCGCCACGGTCGTTGCCGAGGTGCTCGCCCCGTCGCCGCTGTGGCTGGTGCACCACAAGCCGAGCTGGCCGTACGGGTACGAGGCCGAGCGGGAACGGCAGGCGGTGGCGGCGGCGCGCTTCGTCGACCGGCTGGTGCCCGATCCGGCCGCGACCGTGGTGCTCGCCGGGGACTTCGACGCCGAGCCCGACTCCGCCAGCGTCCGGTTCTGGACCGGCAAGCAGTCGCTGGACGGCCTGAGCACCCGCTACGCCGACTCCTGGCGCGGCGGAGCCGGTCACACCTTCTCGCCGGAGAACCCGCTCGTGCGTGCCGGTGACATGCCCGCCGAAGCGGGCCGCCGGATCGACTACGTGCTGGTGCGCGCCGGAATCCACGGCCCGCCGCTCAAGGTGGTGAACTGCCGCCGCGTGTTCACCGAACCGGTCGGCGGAGTGCAGGCGAGCGATCACTACGGCGTGCTCGCCGAGTTCACCGAGCCACCACATCGACCCGGCTCGTTGAGAAGTCTCAAAGCTGGTTCCGCCGCGGGCTAG
- a CDS encoding DUF4383 domain-containing protein: MPTSRTRRPIQFAALLVGVAFLVVGVLGFIPGITSGDLHFAGPHSAAELFGAFQVSVLHNLVHLLFGVLGIAAFAGPWPARTFLMVGGGLYLVLWIYGLALDDESPVNFIPVNNADNWLHLGLGAAMVALGLSATAAERAKGEYPRDPAGSDG; the protein is encoded by the coding sequence ATGCCCACTTCGCGCACACGACGCCCGATCCAGTTCGCCGCCCTGCTGGTCGGGGTCGCCTTCCTGGTGGTGGGGGTGCTCGGCTTCATCCCCGGCATCACCAGCGGCGACCTGCACTTCGCCGGGCCGCACTCGGCGGCGGAGCTGTTCGGCGCCTTCCAGGTTTCGGTGCTGCACAACCTGGTCCACCTGCTGTTCGGCGTGCTCGGCATCGCCGCGTTCGCCGGGCCGTGGCCGGCGCGCACCTTCCTGATGGTCGGCGGCGGGCTCTACCTGGTGCTGTGGATCTACGGGCTGGCACTGGACGACGAGAGCCCGGTCAACTTCATCCCGGTGAACAACGCGGACAACTGGCTGCACCTGGGCCTCGGCGCGGCGATGGTCGCGCTCGGCCTGTCCGCCACGGCGGCCGAACGGGCCAAGGGCGAATACCCCCGCGATCCGGCCGGGTCAGACGGCTGA
- a CDS encoding SDR family NAD(P)-dependent oxidoreductase, whose amino-acid sequence MTSGLENSNVIVTGAAAGIGRAAALRFAREGAHVVVADLDATGAEAVVAEITGAGGTAVAAVGDLSEQAVVDRVTATALDAFGGIDVLVNNAGIMDGMTAAADVTDAEWERVLRINLTAPFLLSRAVLPHLLERGKGAIVNTASEAALRGSAAGTAYTVSKHGIAGLTKSLAIMYRSNGIRTNAIAPGATMTTIAKQLPAEGHGPATIAPYLASIGRIAEADEQAAVIVFLASDAASNLNGVILPVDNGWSAV is encoded by the coding sequence ATGACCAGCGGACTCGAAAACAGCAACGTGATCGTCACCGGCGCGGCGGCGGGCATCGGCCGCGCGGCCGCCCTCCGGTTCGCCCGCGAAGGCGCTCACGTGGTGGTCGCCGACCTCGACGCCACCGGCGCGGAGGCGGTGGTCGCCGAGATCACCGGCGCGGGCGGCACCGCCGTCGCGGCCGTGGGCGACCTGAGCGAGCAGGCCGTCGTCGACCGGGTCACCGCCACCGCGCTCGACGCGTTCGGCGGCATCGACGTGCTGGTCAACAACGCCGGGATCATGGACGGCATGACCGCGGCGGCCGACGTCACCGACGCGGAATGGGAACGCGTGCTGCGGATCAACCTGACCGCGCCGTTCCTGCTCAGCCGGGCGGTGCTCCCCCACCTGCTCGAACGCGGCAAGGGCGCGATCGTGAACACCGCGTCCGAGGCCGCCCTGCGCGGCAGCGCCGCCGGCACCGCCTACACCGTGTCCAAGCACGGCATCGCCGGGCTGACCAAGTCGCTGGCGATCATGTACCGGAGCAACGGGATCCGCACGAACGCCATCGCCCCCGGCGCGACGATGACCACCATCGCCAAGCAGCTGCCCGCCGAAGGCCACGGCCCGGCCACCATCGCGCCCTACCTGGCCAGCATCGGGCGCATCGCGGAGGCCGACGAGCAGGCCGCGGTGATCGTGTTCCTGGCCTCCGACGCCGCGAGCAATCTCAACGGCGTGATCCTGCCGGTGGACAACGGGTGGTCAGCCGTCTGA
- a CDS encoding TetR/AcrR family transcriptional regulator produces the protein MVNRTAAGRPPLTERRKAETRLEIAREAVRLFTTRGVAATSVEDIAAAAGISTRTFWRYATGKEDSVRPLLTAGIELLAGVLGAWRPGQDIAAVFDAAARRTVADVPTMVSLVRLSQTEPGLRAVWLRAHNDAELVFADAIARSLNRPAGDLDARVLAAMVNGALRAAVEHYAEGERADWADLTVVVEKALRTAMRGFPDG, from the coding sequence GTGGTGAACCGGACCGCGGCCGGACGGCCGCCGCTCACCGAGCGGCGCAAGGCGGAGACACGGCTGGAAATCGCACGCGAGGCCGTGCGGTTGTTCACCACGCGCGGGGTGGCGGCGACGTCGGTCGAGGACATCGCGGCCGCCGCGGGCATCTCGACGCGCACGTTCTGGCGGTACGCGACGGGCAAGGAGGACAGCGTCCGGCCGCTGCTCACCGCGGGCATCGAGCTGCTGGCGGGCGTGCTGGGCGCGTGGCGGCCGGGGCAGGACATCGCGGCGGTGTTCGACGCGGCGGCCCGGCGGACGGTCGCCGACGTGCCGACCATGGTGTCGCTGGTCCGCCTCTCCCAGACCGAACCGGGCCTGCGTGCGGTGTGGCTGCGGGCGCACAACGACGCGGAACTCGTGTTCGCCGACGCGATCGCACGCTCGCTAAACCGGCCCGCCGGTGATCTGGACGCCCGCGTGCTGGCGGCGATGGTGAACGGCGCGCTGCGGGCGGCGGTCGAGCACTACGCCGAGGGCGAGCGGGCGGACTGGGCCGATCTGACGGTGGTGGTCGAGAAGGCGCTGCGCACCGCGATGCGCGGCTTTCCCGATGGTTAG
- a CDS encoding GNAT family N-acetyltransferase has translation MYAISLGDAELGPLEPWHAEEFLANIDRGREFVGRFIGLADRVTDLASSRAFLQSYADKTAADTGRLYGIRVDGKLVGGVLFRTMDVTQGTAEAGCWLEPSAAGRGLVTRAVEVIIDWAVTERGIHRIEWQVASGNTASIAVARRLGMQRDGVLREAGLHRGEWYDLEVWSVLAPDWRARQSGAE, from the coding sequence ATGTACGCGATTTCCCTCGGCGACGCCGAACTGGGCCCGCTCGAACCGTGGCACGCCGAGGAGTTCCTGGCCAACATCGACCGCGGCCGCGAGTTCGTCGGCCGGTTCATCGGGCTGGCCGACCGGGTCACCGACCTCGCTTCGAGCCGCGCCTTCCTGCAGTCCTATGCGGACAAAACGGCCGCCGACACCGGCAGGCTGTACGGCATCCGCGTCGACGGCAAGCTCGTCGGCGGCGTGTTGTTCCGCACCATGGACGTCACGCAGGGCACCGCCGAGGCCGGGTGCTGGCTGGAGCCGTCCGCCGCGGGCCGCGGACTGGTCACCAGGGCGGTCGAGGTGATCATCGACTGGGCCGTGACCGAACGCGGGATCCACCGCATCGAATGGCAGGTGGCTTCGGGCAACACGGCCAGCATCGCGGTCGCGCGGCGCTTGGGCATGCAGCGGGACGGCGTGCTCCGCGAAGCCGGGTTGCACCGCGGCGAGTGGTACGACCTCGAAGTTTGGTCTGTCCTAGCTCCTGACTGGCGGGCGCGACAGAGCGGCGCTGAATAG
- a CDS encoding DUF6000 family protein gives MTGDVYDRYVVGAGERPRYSQLLHANFVGLGPGRDEFVRQLIEAAGQVTDDELTRLLADDWRSKITAAWLIGVGRRAGFRQRIGELLLESQYVYAGQGYCYALARLGTTADAAILATYLDRYLRRLDARYDQEWALAALRRVDAGLGQRYATQFTWPGGPWHAWAAANRVEREDGRDLLVFAWSLIDDAERG, from the coding sequence ATGACCGGGGACGTCTACGACCGTTACGTGGTCGGTGCCGGGGAGCGGCCGCGGTACAGCCAGTTGCTGCACGCGAACTTCGTCGGCTTGGGGCCGGGCCGGGACGAGTTCGTCCGGCAGCTGATCGAGGCGGCCGGTCAGGTCACCGACGACGAGCTGACCCGGTTGCTCGCGGACGACTGGCGGTCGAAGATCACCGCGGCCTGGCTGATCGGCGTCGGCCGGCGTGCGGGGTTCCGGCAGCGGATCGGGGAGCTGCTGCTGGAGAGCCAGTACGTCTACGCCGGGCAGGGTTACTGCTACGCGCTGGCCCGGCTGGGCACCACCGCCGACGCGGCGATCCTGGCCACCTATCTCGACCGGTACCTGCGGCGACTGGACGCGCGGTACGACCAGGAATGGGCGCTGGCCGCGCTGCGGCGGGTCGATGCCGGCCTGGGGCAGCGGTATGCCACGCAGTTCACCTGGCCGGGCGGGCCGTGGCACGCGTGGGCCGCGGCGAACCGCGTCGAGCGGGAGGATGGGCGCGATCTGCTGGTCTTCGCCTGGTCCCTGATCGACGACGCCGAGCGCGGCTGA
- a CDS encoding class I SAM-dependent methyltransferase, producing the protein MPRTEPYWNTNVARHPDVLRAVPAGCRAALDVGCGDGLLARKLSARAERVTGIDSSPEMIARARELTDDDAVSFVEGDFLTTGLAAGYDFLCSVTAIHHMDFHAALTRMRDLLRPGGTLVVVGLAREASPADWAAWVAAAPIVRITKLVRRAGGPPGLPVAEPPLSYAQVRTAAARLLPGVRYRRHLLRRYSLVWRKPVSGVRSAA; encoded by the coding sequence GTGCCCCGCACCGAGCCGTACTGGAACACCAATGTCGCGCGGCATCCGGATGTGCTGCGTGCCGTGCCCGCCGGTTGCCGCGCCGCGCTCGACGTCGGGTGCGGGGACGGCCTGCTGGCACGCAAACTGTCCGCACGCGCGGAGCGCGTCACCGGGATCGACAGCTCACCGGAGATGATCGCGCGTGCCCGCGAACTGACCGACGACGACGCGGTGTCCTTTGTGGAGGGTGACTTCCTCACGACCGGGCTCGCCGCGGGTTACGACTTCCTTTGCTCGGTCACCGCGATCCACCACATGGACTTCCACGCGGCGCTCACCCGGATGCGCGACCTCCTGCGGCCGGGCGGCACCCTCGTGGTCGTCGGGCTGGCACGAGAAGCGTCACCGGCGGACTGGGCGGCGTGGGTCGCCGCCGCGCCGATCGTGCGGATCACCAAGCTGGTGCGCCGCGCGGGCGGCCCGCCGGGATTGCCGGTCGCCGAGCCGCCGCTGAGCTACGCGCAGGTGCGCACCGCGGCGGCGCGGCTGCTGCCGGGTGTGCGTTACCGGCGGCACCTGCTCCGCCGGTACTCGCTGGTCTGGCGTAAACCGGTCAGTGGCGTTCGCTCTGCTGCTTGA
- a CDS encoding helix-turn-helix domain-containing protein: protein METLGGFLKSRRDRVTPAAAGLRTYGTARRVPGLRREELAQLAGVSAGYYTRLEQGQAETASAQVLDALARVLQLDQIETVHLHNLARRAARPGLSEPPPEVLHPRVLALLEALGDATPALVLGRRGDVLAWNRTGHAIFASHLPFEAAFDDEHRPSIPRLFFLDPLTRDLHRNWDELARIHVAYLRLTAGRFPTDARLAALIGELTMRSDEFAALWATGEVADCTVGPMHLRHPTVGALDVTYQVWLQPDSPGHRLEIYTPDDPATADALRILKQQSERH, encoded by the coding sequence GTGGAGACCTTGGGTGGATTCCTGAAGAGCCGTCGTGACCGCGTCACCCCGGCGGCGGCCGGCCTGCGCACCTACGGGACCGCCCGCCGGGTTCCCGGGCTGCGCCGCGAAGAACTCGCGCAGCTGGCCGGGGTGAGCGCCGGGTACTACACGCGGCTGGAACAGGGGCAGGCCGAGACCGCCTCCGCCCAGGTGCTCGACGCACTCGCCCGGGTGCTGCAGCTCGACCAGATCGAAACCGTCCACCTGCACAACCTCGCCCGGCGCGCCGCGCGCCCCGGCCTTTCCGAGCCACCACCGGAAGTGCTCCACCCGCGGGTGCTCGCGCTGCTGGAAGCCCTCGGTGACGCCACCCCGGCGCTCGTGCTCGGGCGACGCGGTGACGTGCTCGCGTGGAACCGCACCGGGCACGCGATCTTCGCCTCGCACCTGCCGTTCGAAGCGGCCTTCGACGACGAGCACCGGCCGTCCATCCCGCGCCTGTTCTTCCTCGACCCGCTCACCCGCGACCTGCACCGCAACTGGGACGAGCTCGCCCGCATCCACGTCGCCTACCTCCGGCTCACCGCGGGCCGCTTCCCCACCGACGCGCGGCTGGCCGCCCTGATCGGCGAACTCACCATGCGCAGCGACGAGTTCGCCGCGCTGTGGGCCACCGGCGAGGTCGCCGACTGCACCGTCGGGCCGATGCACCTGCGGCACCCCACCGTCGGCGCGCTCGACGTGACCTACCAGGTGTGGCTGCAACCGGACAGCCCCGGCCACCGGCTGGAGATCTACACCCCGGACGACCCGGCTACGGCCGACGCGCTGCGCATCCTCAAGCAGCAGAGCGAACGCCACTGA
- a CDS encoding MFS transporter — MSQQRTSPDLRAWAGLLVVLGPVLLVSMDGSILFLAMPRIGQALTPTADEALWILDSYGFAVGSLLIAFGTIGDRYGRLRLLMIGASVFGLASAGAAFAPTPELLVTARALMGVAGATLLPSALAVLSELFSDARQRARAIGIFAAAFAAGFAIGPVVGGVLLERFWWGSVFLVNLPVLVLFLVFAPILLREVRTVRSGRVDVVSVVTSALGLLLAVYALKHTAAEGFSVWPLLAGIAGVVLLVWFVRRQRHLAHPLMDFTLFRDRVFTVAIITGLLPLAAWSAAAYLAGVYLQSVLELPVLRTALLALPGAAVLTLTCVITPFVVDRIGKRAALVACHFSIAAGLLLLLPTATTGGIGWYVASTVVAGVGYGISFAVVADTAVGAVPAERAGSAGAIAETSNEIGNALGIALLGSLAALVFRLGGPDLAPTLDETLQLPGLVASVVGEAKAAFVTGVHWVAGVAALLHLALGGLALRWIPAHRRTLLSV, encoded by the coding sequence ATGTCCCAACAACGCACTTCACCGGACCTGCGGGCGTGGGCCGGGCTGCTGGTGGTCCTCGGTCCCGTCCTGCTGGTCTCGATGGACGGTTCGATCCTGTTCCTGGCGATGCCCCGGATCGGCCAGGCCCTCACCCCGACCGCCGACGAGGCACTGTGGATCCTGGACAGCTACGGCTTCGCGGTCGGCTCGCTGCTGATCGCGTTCGGCACCATCGGCGACCGCTACGGCAGGCTGAGGCTGCTGATGATCGGCGCCTCGGTGTTCGGTCTCGCGTCGGCGGGGGCGGCCTTCGCGCCGACGCCGGAACTGCTCGTCACCGCGCGGGCGCTGATGGGTGTGGCGGGCGCGACCCTGCTGCCGTCGGCGCTGGCCGTGCTGAGCGAACTGTTCTCCGACGCGCGGCAGCGGGCGCGCGCCATCGGCATCTTCGCCGCGGCGTTCGCCGCCGGTTTCGCCATTGGCCCGGTGGTCGGGGGAGTGCTGCTGGAGCGGTTCTGGTGGGGCTCGGTCTTCCTGGTCAACCTGCCCGTGCTGGTCCTGTTCCTGGTGTTCGCGCCGATCCTGCTCCGCGAGGTGCGCACGGTCCGCTCCGGGCGGGTGGACGTGGTGAGCGTGGTGACGTCGGCGCTCGGCCTGCTGCTGGCGGTGTACGCGCTCAAGCACACCGCGGCGGAGGGGTTCTCGGTGTGGCCGCTGCTCGCCGGGATCGCGGGAGTCGTGCTGCTGGTGTGGTTCGTGCGGCGGCAGCGGCACCTGGCCCACCCGCTGATGGACTTCACGTTGTTCCGCGACCGGGTGTTCACCGTCGCGATCATCACCGGGTTGCTGCCGCTGGCGGCGTGGTCGGCGGCGGCCTACCTGGCGGGTGTCTACCTGCAGTCGGTGCTGGAGTTGCCGGTGCTGCGCACGGCGTTGCTCGCACTGCCCGGCGCGGCCGTGCTCACCCTCACCTGCGTGATCACGCCGTTTGTAGTGGACCGCATCGGAAAGCGGGCCGCGCTCGTGGCCTGCCACTTCTCCATCGCGGCGGGCCTGCTGCTCCTGCTGCCGACGGCGACCACCGGCGGGATCGGCTGGTACGTCGCCTCCACCGTGGTCGCGGGCGTCGGCTACGGCATCTCGTTCGCCGTGGTGGCCGACACCGCGGTGGGGGCGGTGCCCGCCGAACGCGCGGGTTCGGCGGGCGCGATCGCGGAGACCAGCAACGAAATCGGCAACGCGCTGGGCATCGCGCTGCTCGGTTCGCTGGCGGCACTGGTGTTCCGCCTCGGGGGACCGGACCTCGCACCCACCCTGGACGAAACCCTGCAACTGCCGGGCCTGGTGGCGTCGGTGGTGGGGGAGGCCAAGGCGGCCTTCGTGACGGGCGTGCACTGGGTGGCGGGGGTGGCCGCCCTGCTGCACCTGGCGCTGGGCGGCCTGGCCCTCCGCTGGATCCCGGCCCATCGCCGAACCTTGCTGAGTGTATAA
- a CDS encoding NAD(P)-dependent oxidoreductase: MHSTDVTVVGLGAMGSALAQALIDGGHSVTVWNRTPGRVPALAAREVTGIERAVAASPVVIACLTTYDATLAALEPAAGVVAGRTLITLNSGIPSGARRMAGWATAHGADFLDGAVKNVPEAVGKPDTLLYYSGDRSVFDRHAELLRTLGGDTVFLGEDVDLATLYESAVGGTLLPALLGFFQGAALVTERGLTAASLVPYTVKWLEMIAAVLPSLAEHIDTGDYTNPASSLGLFHESIAYDQELARDTGIDFSWNTPMHELLTRAVELGHRDHSIAALTELLRNPA, translated from the coding sequence ATGCACAGCACAGACGTCACCGTCGTCGGCCTCGGCGCGATGGGCTCGGCACTCGCCCAGGCGCTCATCGACGGCGGGCACTCGGTCACCGTGTGGAACCGCACGCCCGGCCGCGTGCCCGCACTCGCCGCCCGCGAAGTCACCGGCATCGAGCGGGCCGTGGCCGCCAGCCCGGTGGTGATCGCCTGCCTCACCACCTACGACGCTACCCTGGCCGCCCTCGAACCCGCCGCCGGTGTGGTCGCTGGCCGCACCCTGATCACCCTCAACAGCGGCATTCCCTCCGGCGCGCGGCGCATGGCCGGCTGGGCCACCGCCCACGGCGCCGACTTCCTCGACGGCGCGGTGAAGAACGTGCCCGAAGCGGTCGGCAAGCCCGACACGCTGCTCTACTACAGCGGCGACCGGTCCGTCTTCGACCGGCACGCCGAACTGCTCCGCACCCTGGGCGGCGACACCGTGTTCCTCGGCGAGGACGTCGACCTGGCCACGCTGTACGAGTCGGCCGTCGGCGGCACCCTGCTGCCCGCCCTGCTCGGCTTCTTCCAGGGTGCCGCGCTGGTCACCGAACGCGGCCTGACCGCCGCCTCGCTGGTGCCGTACACGGTGAAGTGGCTGGAGATGATCGCCGCGGTGCTGCCGAGCCTGGCCGAGCACATCGACACCGGCGACTACACCAATCCGGCCTCCTCGCTCGGCCTGTTCCACGAAAGCATCGCCTACGACCAGGAACTCGCGCGGGACACCGGGATCGACTTCTCCTGGAACACCCCGATGCACGAGCTGCTGACCAGGGCCGTCGAACTCGGGCACCGCGACCACAGCATCGCCGCACTGACCGAACTCCTGCGGAACCCGGCCTGA
- a CDS encoding winged helix-turn-helix transcriptional regulator: protein MKRRRYTCGLDAAVDVMGGKWKALILWALQDGAHRFAEVRREVPGISERMLILSLRELQAAGVVHREDHHEVPPKVEYSLTPFGSSLVAAMLPLGEWGERNMAKIEAIPRD from the coding sequence ATGAAGCGGCGGCGCTACACCTGCGGGCTGGACGCGGCGGTCGACGTGATGGGCGGGAAGTGGAAGGCGCTGATCCTGTGGGCGCTGCAGGACGGCGCGCACCGGTTCGCCGAGGTGCGGCGGGAGGTGCCGGGGATCAGCGAGCGGATGCTGATCCTGTCGCTGCGCGAGTTGCAGGCGGCGGGGGTGGTGCACCGGGAGGACCACCACGAGGTGCCGCCGAAGGTGGAGTACTCGCTGACGCCGTTCGGGAGTTCGCTGGTCGCGGCGATGCTGCCGCTGGGGGAATGGGGGGAGCGGAACATGGCCAAGATCGAGGCCATTCCCCGGGATTAG
- a CDS encoding GDSL-type esterase/lipase family protein: MRANRWWVSGGALAFVAALVAIFVLSGPESQPGRPIEPSGPPGIGPLTLVSIGDSTLSGEGAGFYTPETNGLNGNWCHRSPHATVEKTQVSHIEARVNLACSGAPSAQVGFGDTKQWTEPSQAQRLGELTRTHRVAAVVIAVGANDEPHFSQLISECFQSWFNVRAAPCSERLKTEWQPRIDAMVPRVVNAVGDVKKALADRGYTPDDYDLVLQSYAAPIGPGIPDTFRNLNGCPFRTEDLNWVAGPGISALTEGLRTAAARSGARFLDLSRAGVGHEACSGGPNAAHEWFSRLTVQWTDLSSVDRAEHAIQESFHPNAAGHAQFARCLGEFLEGDAPSAACLKGEDGNLHAALSP; the protein is encoded by the coding sequence ATGCGAGCGAATCGGTGGTGGGTGAGCGGCGGTGCGCTCGCGTTCGTGGCGGCGCTGGTGGCGATCTTCGTGCTGTCCGGACCCGAATCCCAGCCCGGCAGGCCCATCGAACCCTCCGGCCCGCCCGGCATCGGCCCGCTCACCCTGGTCAGCATCGGCGACAGCACCCTGTCCGGCGAAGGCGCCGGCTTCTACACCCCCGAAACCAACGGCCTCAACGGGAACTGGTGCCACCGCTCACCCCACGCCACGGTCGAGAAGACCCAGGTCTCCCACATCGAAGCCAGGGTCAACCTCGCCTGCTCCGGCGCCCCGTCCGCCCAGGTCGGCTTCGGCGACACCAAGCAGTGGACCGAACCCAGCCAGGCCCAGCGCCTCGGCGAACTCACCCGCACCCACCGCGTCGCCGCCGTGGTGATCGCCGTCGGCGCCAACGACGAACCCCACTTCTCCCAGCTCATCTCCGAATGCTTCCAGTCCTGGTTCAACGTCCGCGCCGCCCCGTGCAGCGAACGCCTCAAAACCGAGTGGCAGCCCCGCATCGACGCCATGGTGCCCCGCGTGGTCAACGCCGTCGGCGACGTCAAGAAGGCACTCGCCGACCGCGGCTACACCCCCGACGACTACGACCTCGTGCTCCAGTCCTACGCCGCCCCCATCGGCCCCGGCATTCCCGACACCTTCCGCAACCTCAACGGCTGCCCGTTCCGCACCGAAGACCTCAACTGGGTCGCCGGCCCCGGCATCAGCGCGCTCACCGAAGGCCTGCGCACCGCCGCCGCCCGCTCCGGCGCCCGCTTCCTCGACCTCTCCCGCGCCGGCGTCGGCCACGAAGCCTGCAGCGGCGGCCCCAACGCCGCGCACGAGTGGTTCAGCAGGCTCACCGTGCAGTGGACCGATCTGTCCTCTGTGGACCGCGCGGAACACGCCATCCAAGAGTCCTTCCACCCCAACGCCGCCGGCCACGCCCAGTTCGCACGCTGCCTGGGCGAGTTCCTCGAAGGCGACGCGCCCTCCGCCGCCTGCCTCAAGGGCGAGGACGGCAACCTGCACGCCGCCCTGTCGCCCTGA
- a CDS encoding MFS transporter, producing MRVFNLIWAGQGVSLIGSAMTTFGIGVWVFLDTGSPTYFATLVLAASLPALLVLPIAGALVDRWDRRRVMLLSDTGAALTPAGVVLLHTTGALQLWHIYLLVGIGAVFKAFQWPAFSALVPQLVTKDDLGKANGRVSLIEAAGQVFGALLGGALYALVGLPGLLAIDLLTLAAALGTLLYSFRWLPVEPPRPTGDGPATTHRDELLEGWRFIRQRPGLLGVLLFFAANNLVMEMAIVLVPPLVLSTHTPADLGVVNAIGWTGMTAISLVISLTRGPRRLVRAILTVALCHAALVIAMGIEQSVWMLAAGMFGILGGYAVTNAASATLWQRKTPQDKQGRVFAIRRMVAWSAEPLAYGLAGPVAQLIGTPLAQRLDLGSGGGIAAVFLLAGPALLLVITLTWLRPAVRQVETDLPDVITTPVPQH from the coding sequence GTGCGCGTGTTCAACCTCATCTGGGCAGGCCAAGGCGTCTCCCTCATCGGCTCCGCGATGACCACCTTCGGCATCGGCGTCTGGGTCTTCCTCGACACCGGCTCCCCCACCTACTTCGCCACCCTCGTCCTCGCCGCCTCCCTGCCCGCCCTGCTCGTGCTCCCCATCGCCGGCGCACTCGTGGACCGCTGGGACCGCCGCCGCGTCATGCTGCTCTCCGACACCGGCGCCGCACTCACCCCCGCCGGAGTCGTCCTCCTCCACACCACCGGCGCACTCCAGCTCTGGCACATCTACCTGCTCGTCGGCATCGGCGCGGTGTTCAAGGCCTTCCAATGGCCAGCCTTCTCCGCCCTCGTCCCCCAGCTGGTCACCAAGGACGACCTCGGCAAGGCCAACGGCCGCGTCTCCCTCATCGAAGCCGCCGGCCAGGTCTTCGGCGCCCTGCTCGGCGGCGCCCTCTACGCGCTCGTAGGCCTCCCCGGCCTGCTCGCCATCGACCTGCTCACCCTCGCCGCCGCACTCGGCACCCTGCTCTACTCCTTCCGCTGGCTCCCCGTCGAACCCCCACGCCCCACCGGCGACGGCCCCGCCACCACCCACCGCGACGAACTGCTCGAAGGCTGGCGCTTCATCCGCCAGCGCCCCGGCCTGCTCGGCGTCCTGCTCTTCTTCGCCGCCAACAACCTGGTCATGGAAATGGCCATCGTGCTCGTGCCACCACTGGTGCTCAGCACCCACACCCCCGCCGACCTCGGCGTGGTCAACGCCATCGGCTGGACCGGCATGACCGCCATCAGCCTGGTGATCAGCCTCACCCGCGGCCCGCGACGCCTCGTCCGCGCCATCCTCACCGTCGCCCTCTGCCACGCCGCGCTCGTCATCGCCATGGGCATCGAACAGTCCGTCTGGATGCTCGCCGCCGGCATGTTCGGCATCCTCGGCGGCTACGCCGTCACCAACGCCGCCTCCGCCACCCTCTGGCAACGCAAAACCCCGCAGGACAAGCAAGGCCGCGTCTTCGCCATCCGCCGCATGGTCGCCTGGTCCGCCGAACCACTCGCCTACGGCCTCGCCGGACCCGTCGCCCAGCTCATCGGCACCCCGCTCGCCCAGCGCCTCGACCTCGGCTCCGGCGGCGGCATCGCCGCGGTGTTCCTCCTGGCCGGACCCGCCCTGCTCCTCGTGATCACCCTCACCTGGCTGCGCCCCGCCGTCCGCCAGGTCGAAACCGACCTCCCCGACGTGATCACCACACCGGTACCCCAGCACTGA